The sequence GGGACGTCTTGCACTTCTTCGTTCGATTCCTCAGGACCAATTTTTACAAGCGATCAGTTTTGTGGCAGTTCCGGGTTTGATCGGTCCATTAGTAGGTCCTGTTTTAGGAGGGTGGTTAGTAGAAACTGCTTCCTGGCATTGGATCTTTTTGATCAATCTTCCGGTTGGTGTCGCAGGGATCATTGCATCTTCTATTTATATGAAGGGAAATCCACTTCCAAATTCTTCCGCATTCGATCTGAAAGGTTACCTTCTTTTGGCTTTCGGTATGGTTACTTTTTCTTTAGCCTTGGACGCAGGCTCTAGTCTTGGCTTGCAAAAGGCGGGAGTTATTCTCCTTACCATATTCGGACTCGCAAGTATCGCTGCTTATTGGATCCATGCGGCCAGAAGTTCTAAACCACTCTTTTCACCCCGAATTTTTTCTATTCCTACCTTAAGCATCGGTCTTTTGGGAAACTTGTTCTCTAGGTTGGGAAGTTCCAGTATGCCGTTTTTAGTCCCATTATTCTTACAAGTGAATATGGGATATTCTCCTTTTAAAGCGGGCTTAATGCTTTTACCTATGGCAATCGCAGGAATAGGGATCAAAAGATTTGCTCCATTATTAATTTATAAATTAGGTTATAGAAAAGTTTTAGTAACCAATACATTGTTGATCGGTCTTAGTATGAGTAGTTTTTTCTGGCTAAACTCTTCCGAAATTTGGTGGATCTTTTCCTTTCAATTATTCTGTTTTGGTGCGTTCAACTCTTTCCAATTCACAGCAATGAATACTCTTACATTAAAAGACCTAAACGGAGAATTTACAAGTAGTGGAAATACGATGCTTTCCATGGTGCAGATGTTAGCCATGGGAATGGGAGTTGCCTGTGCGGCAGGCGCTTTGGATGCATTCAGAGATTTATTCGGTCAAGATACGGAGAGTATGCTTTGGGCATTTAGAAGCACATTTGCTTGTATGGGTGTAATCACACTTTCTTCCAGTTTTATTTTCTGGCAGATCAAAAATGAAGACGGAAGAAGCGCAGTATTAAAAGACTCAGTATTAGATTGAAGATCAAAACTTATTTTAATTTCTACGGATAGAAAGGACCGGGTTCAAGAAAAGATCTGTTAAGATCTTTCTTTGGCTGGCATCTGGAATTCTAGAAAGAAGTTGGTCCATTTTTCCTTTGATCTGAGTGAAATCAGGATATTCATCCATAACCCTCAAAATATGAGGCCAAGCTTTTTTTACAAGTTCCGCTACAGCTGGGCTCGCAGTTCTTGCCTTATTCCAAGAAGCTTCTAATTGGTTTCGGATACGGAAAAAATCACGTCCTAGTTCTAGGACCTTTCTAAGTCTGGATTCAGAAAGACCGGTACGAGCACCTAACTGACCGAGTGTTCCATCCCATTCGACAACTTCTCCTCTAGATTCTTTTAAAAGAGAAGTTTGTAATTGGACGAGTGCATTTTCTTCTACAGGTAGAGAGGCGACCCAACGTTTGTATTCTTCCAGTTGTCCTGCTTTTTGGAATACTCTAACCTTTCCAACCTGATCCATATATTTGGAAAATGGAATGCTTACAGGAGGCTCGGAGAAACTAGGAGAATCTCCTCCAAAGTCCCCGTCGAAATGGAGATCTTCTACATCGGAAAGAATATCTTCTCCCATCTGAACTGGAGAATCGTCGTCCTCCAATTCTTCCACCTTCATGACCAAAGGTTTGCCGGAGAATAATTCACCATATTTTTTTAATATTTCTTCTAGGATTGGAGTTTCAGGTCCTTTACGAACCGGAACAGGAATGGGTCTTGCGGCCGCACCCGCTGCAGCAGTTTCTCTTGCGACTTCTCCCAAAGCAGCTGCTTCTCTTTTTTTGCCGGTAGAGATCTCGACCAGATAGATCATTCCCTCTTCCGCTTCGAATCTATGACCTGCCGGAAACGTAAATCCGAGTCCTTCTAAGATCTCTTCCGAAATTTTAGAATATTTTTTCTTACGAGGAGTTTGTTCTGCAACGGATTCTTGTTCGATGAGTTTGGTTTTTACCTTATTCAAAGCTCCCAAGAAGTTCCGATTCATGTACGAAGAAAGTTCTTGGGAACCCATTCCAAGAAACTGAGCGAACTGAGGAAGTTGATCGAAAAAATGATCCGTCTTTTGAACGTTGCTTGAGATATAAGAGCGTAACTTTGCTTTAAGAGCTTCTTGCTCTTTGGCGGGAATTTTTTTAGCCGAGATCAAGGTCCCGAAAAGTTGTATATGAGTATGGAAATAACTTAAAAATTCCCCGTACGCCGTTAGAACGTATTCTCCATGGGAATTTTTTTCGATGACCTTTCTGTCTGGGCCTGCCATAATCCGGATTCGCAGTCAAGTTTTTACGACCCTAGAC is a genomic window of Leptospira neocaledonica containing:
- the mdtD gene encoding multidrug transporter subunit MdtD, which produces MTEESKGSKALLWLVACGFFMQTLDGTIVNTALPAIAKNLDASPLRMQSVVVAYLLTMAMIIPASGWIADKFGIRQVFIGALSLFALGSLFCALSQNLTQLVLSRILQGVGGALLLPVGRLALLRSIPQDQFLQAISFVAVPGLIGPLVGPVLGGWLVETASWHWIFLINLPVGVAGIIASSIYMKGNPLPNSSAFDLKGYLLLAFGMVTFSLALDAGSSLGLQKAGVILLTIFGLASIAAYWIHAARSSKPLFSPRIFSIPTLSIGLLGNLFSRLGSSSMPFLVPLFLQVNMGYSPFKAGLMLLPMAIAGIGIKRFAPLLIYKLGYRKVLVTNTLLIGLSMSSFFWLNSSEIWWIFSFQLFCFGAFNSFQFTAMNTLTLKDLNGEFTSSGNTMLSMVQMLAMGMGVACAAGALDAFRDLFGQDTESMLWAFRSTFACMGVITLSSSFIFWQIKNEDGRSAVLKDSVLD